One Bacteroidales bacterium DNA segment encodes these proteins:
- a CDS encoding acyl-CoA desaturase translates to MPTKLQFNREEKIDFMVELRKKVDEYFQQNNLSKHADADMVAKSIFMMALYLGPYLLMVTGVVSSTLLILLCWVVMGIGMAGVGVDIMHDANHGSYSKSKPINQWLSKSLYILGGLPETWQIQHNTIHHAYTNIDGYDADIDPAPMLRFSPHKPVRKIHKYQHLYAWFLYGLMTILWFTTKDFQQLFHYSKEGYLAQEGKSFNALMTKLVITKIMYYVVFIVIPLIVLPIPWWMTLLFFFIMHFIAGVLLSVIFQTGHILPDSAYPLPDENGNLENNWLVHQLTATSDYAPNSRVFTWLLGGLNYHAVHHLFPNICHVHYKKISPIVKEITAKYGVTYRAQPTFFKAIGNHAKMLKLLGQGQYASH, encoded by the coding sequence ATGCCTACAAAGCTTCAATTCAATAGAGAAGAAAAAATCGACTTCATGGTCGAATTAAGGAAGAAAGTGGATGAATATTTCCAGCAGAACAACCTTTCCAAACATGCAGATGCTGACATGGTGGCGAAGTCTATCTTTATGATGGCATTATACCTTGGACCTTATTTGCTGATGGTGACCGGGGTAGTATCTTCCACCCTGCTAATTCTCTTATGCTGGGTGGTGATGGGTATTGGTATGGCCGGTGTAGGTGTGGACATTATGCACGATGCCAACCATGGTAGTTATTCCAAAAGTAAACCAATAAATCAATGGCTGAGCAAGTCGCTGTATATCCTGGGCGGACTTCCTGAGACATGGCAGATTCAGCACAACACCATTCACCATGCTTATACAAATATCGATGGTTATGATGCTGATATTGACCCGGCGCCAATGTTACGCTTTTCTCCTCACAAACCCGTCCGGAAAATTCACAAATACCAACATCTTTATGCATGGTTCCTGTACGGACTTATGACTATTCTTTGGTTTACCACCAAGGATTTTCAGCAATTGTTTCATTACAGCAAAGAGGGATATCTTGCCCAGGAAGGCAAATCTTTCAACGCGCTGATGACCAAACTGGTAATCACAAAAATCATGTACTATGTCGTTTTTATTGTCATTCCCCTGATTGTTCTACCCATCCCGTGGTGGATGACCCTCCTGTTCTTTTTCATTATGCATTTCATAGCCGGGGTTTTGCTTAGTGTCATTTTTCAAACTGGCCATATATTACCTGATTCAGCATATCCCCTGCCCGATGAAAATGGGAATCTGGAGAATAACTGGCTCGTCCATCAGTTAACAGCAACCTCAGATTATGCCCCCAATAGCAGAGTGTTTACGTGGCTCCTGGGTGGTTTGAATTACCATGCCGTACATCATTTGTTCCCTAACATTTGTCATGTGCATTACAAAAAGATCTCCCCCATTGTAAAAGAAATCACAGCTAAATACGGGGTAACCTACCGCGCACAACCTACTTTTTTCAAGGCAATT
- a CDS encoding glycoside hydrolase family 130 protein — protein MALPVERKNTSFLPDFKKVIARFFELDTMRTAELVMRIYNMSDEYVESTLNRILREFSKRHRNMTRILRRHFNKVKHVFADLDIDIDDLSERKQLLIGSYFTMEYSIESAAFFNPSIVEDPDQNGLEEGEKRVVMSFRATGEGHISSLVFRRGVLDKDNNLMVHEPGKLIDGAERVKKYQYEKKSFSRKLEEMDIPKSLYCLVLDKLPAQFSYKQVKETVQQIIDENDMNVDKQKVLQEIIWLADSHYEIIFSMDTDLSERVIFPIAEREKNGIEDARFVKFTNEDGTFDYYATYTAYDGYTIIPKLIQTKDFYHFKVIPIQGKHAQDKNLALFPRKINGKYAMLSRIDGQNNYIMFSDKINIWENAKMLREPHYPWEYIQVGNGGSPLETKEGWLMITHGVGPMRKYSLGACLLDLDDPSKVIGCLNEPLLTPNEKERDGYVPNVVYTCGTIIHNDHLIIPYAMADYSTGLATIEVDELLKALKNSNS, from the coding sequence ATGGCTCTACCAGTAGAAAGAAAAAATACATCGTTTTTGCCTGACTTTAAGAAAGTAATAGCCAGGTTTTTCGAATTGGATACCATGCGAACCGCAGAGTTGGTTATGCGAATTTACAACATGTCTGACGAGTACGTTGAATCAACGCTGAACCGAATTCTGCGTGAGTTTTCAAAGCGACACAGAAATATGACCAGAATTTTAAGAAGACACTTCAATAAAGTAAAACATGTGTTTGCTGATCTGGATATTGATATCGATGACCTTTCGGAACGAAAACAATTGTTGATTGGTTCGTATTTTACGATGGAATACTCGATAGAGTCTGCCGCCTTCTTCAACCCTTCCATAGTAGAAGACCCTGATCAAAACGGGCTGGAGGAGGGAGAGAAACGTGTGGTTATGAGTTTCAGGGCTACGGGTGAAGGACATATTTCCTCCCTCGTTTTTCGCAGGGGGGTTTTGGATAAGGATAACAACCTGATGGTTCATGAACCCGGCAAGTTAATTGATGGGGCAGAACGGGTTAAAAAATACCAATACGAGAAAAAATCTTTCAGTAGAAAACTGGAAGAGATGGACATTCCTAAAAGTCTGTATTGTCTGGTTCTGGACAAACTTCCTGCCCAATTTTCATACAAGCAGGTCAAGGAAACCGTTCAGCAAATCATTGATGAAAATGACATGAATGTGGATAAACAAAAAGTGCTCCAGGAAATTATCTGGCTTGCCGATTCCCATTATGAGATTATTTTTTCAATGGATACTGATCTGTCAGAACGTGTTATCTTTCCCATTGCAGAAAGGGAGAAAAATGGAATTGAAGATGCCCGCTTTGTAAAATTTACCAACGAAGACGGAACGTTTGATTATTATGCTACTTATACAGCTTATGACGGGTATACGATCATTCCCAAGCTGATTCAGACAAAAGATTTCTATCATTTCAAGGTAATACCTATTCAGGGAAAGCATGCACAAGATAAAAACCTCGCCCTTTTCCCGCGGAAGATCAATGGGAAATATGCCATGCTTTCGCGAATAGATGGTCAGAACAACTACATTATGTTCTCTGATAAGATCAATATCTGGGAAAATGCAAAAATGTTGCGTGAACCACATTATCCCTGGGAATATATACAGGTAGGGAATGGGGGATCACCCTTAGAGACCAAAGAAGGCTGGCTCATGATCACCCATGGAGTAGGGCCCATGAGAAAATATTCACTGGGGGCATGCTTGTTAGATTTGGATGATCCTTCAAAAGTTATTGGCTGCCTGAACGAGCCTTTGCTTACACCCAACGAAAAAGAACGGGACGGTTATGTACCGAATGTAGTATATACCTGTGGTACAATAATTCATAACGACCACCTCATCATACCCTACGCCATGGCGGATTACTCCACTGGCCTGGCTACTATTGAAGTGGATGAACTCCTCAAAGCTCTGAAAAACTCAAATTCCTGA
- a CDS encoding glycoside hydrolase family 130 protein, which translates to MSKIKRYPKNPILTRKDIPYPVATVYNAGVVKFDGKYIMLFRSNIENGRSIIGIAESKDGYNFTPHKEPFLEPTSNDIFGVYEEYGVEDARITLLEDYFYITYNVYSRYGVRSALARTTDFEKVEKIAMITEVDQRNVVLFTEKTNGMYVRLDRPHADINPWGIWISYSPDLIHWGNSKILIKPLHYHWDESKMGPGAPPIKTPEGWLNIFHACYPTINSTVYRLGVALHEPDDPSKIIGVADEWILQPEEIYETSGYVPNVVFTCGAVPEKDGTVKIYWGGADEVMCAGEAKIMDLITLCKENPRKAL; encoded by the coding sequence ACGCCGGAGTAGTAAAGTTTGACGGCAAATACATCATGCTGTTCCGTTCGAATATTGAAAACGGGCGAAGCATCATCGGAATTGCTGAAAGCAAAGATGGTTACAATTTTACCCCGCATAAAGAACCATTCCTGGAGCCCACCTCTAATGACATTTTCGGTGTTTATGAAGAATACGGAGTGGAAGACGCCCGGATTACCTTGTTGGAGGATTATTTTTACATTACCTACAACGTATATTCCCGCTATGGAGTACGCAGCGCACTGGCCCGAACCACGGATTTTGAAAAGGTGGAAAAGATTGCCATGATAACCGAGGTGGATCAGCGAAATGTCGTTCTTTTCACTGAAAAGACCAACGGAATGTACGTCAGACTGGACCGCCCGCATGCTGACATCAATCCCTGGGGCATATGGATATCCTATTCCCCTGACCTGATTCACTGGGGAAATTCAAAAATACTGATAAAGCCTCTTCATTATCACTGGGATGAATCAAAAATGGGACCCGGAGCGCCCCCCATTAAAACTCCCGAAGGATGGCTGAATATTTTCCACGCCTGCTATCCTACTATCAACAGCACTGTTTACCGCTTGGGTGTTGCCCTGCATGAGCCGGATGACCCGTCAAAGATTATCGGTGTGGCGGATGAATGGATCCTTCAGCCTGAAGAGATCTATGAAACGTCAGGTTATGTACCTAACGTAGTCTTCACTTGCGGAGCCGTGCCGGAAAAGGATGGAACCGTAAAAATATACTGGGGAGGCGCCGATGAGGTGATGTGTGCAGGGGAAGCAAAAATAATGGATCTCATTACCCTGTGCAAGGAGAATCCGAGAAAAGCACTGTGA